The Pagrus major chromosome 1, Pma_NU_1.0 genome includes the window TTTAGACAGAACTAGCGTGTTTTACTGAACAGCACATAGGTTTATGTAGTCATATATAGCTATAGCTAACAGTTTCTGTTAATTATTTACTacttatttcagtttttccgCGCTACTTACTTCGTTTTACCAGAGCTTAATTTCTGGAGAGTACCATGTTGATATTCCTGGTGCTACtagcataataataataataataacaataatatgtTTATGGTTTATCCCCAATAACCATCAACAACTTCTTCCATTCATTTTACCAAACATGTTAGCTAGTACGCGCAATGCACACTGGGATAACCAActcctgtcaaaataaaagctcaaaaCCTCTCCCCCCTGTTTCATCTTCGGCTTCGGATTACtctatgcttttattttgaaattcacCGGACATAGCTACCCCCTTTTACTCCATCCATGACGAGGCCGATCAGCTGTCCGTCGTTCACCGGAGTTTAAATTTCTTAGCTGTAAATTAGTAAATTGCGAAAATGATGTCCTCCAACAATATGGCAGACCCGAGGAGACAAAATAAGATTTTAAGGTGAGTGTTTCATACAGAAAAAGCACGTTTTCTTGACGGAATTAGCTGACCATATTAGCTCGGTtgttagctagcagctaactagctaacaccAGTCATGAGTGTAGTGTAAAGAGATTAACGTCAGCGATTAACTAGTTGATTTAGCTGTGGGATTTATACACtaccaaacacacaacacataattATAGTTGCTTAATGTTACTATCGGCTGACAGCTGTACAGTGGTCACTGAAGAGCTCATATTAAAGCTAATGAGCTAATGTTTCCCCACCTGTGTTGGTATTTGCCCTTGTTTCTGTCATGAACAAGTCATTTCCCTGGGCCTCTCTTCGCCACTCCATGCTTGAGTCGTTGTGAGAGGCTGCAGGACACTTAAAAAGACAGTCATGGTTCATTTTCCTGGTCCTCGAGCTGCTGACAGCTTCACATGAGCAAAGGCAACTGTACTTAATCAGGTATCTTAACACTGTCTGGCCAAAACTAAGTGGACACTTCAATATTCTTTGGTCTGGAGGCTCATACTTTGGGACTAGTCTCCTTTGTTCCGGTGAAGGGAAATTTTAGACAATAGTTTGCCTCTAACAATGTGCATTAATGCCCTCATGCACAGTGTCCGTAAAGAAAGGGCCCTCCTAGTTTGGCGTGGAGGAACATCACTAATGCTGCTGAGGCTGATTAGCAGCAAATCCCTGTAGCTAGTTTCCAAAACCAGTAGATAAATgcccatgttttttttaatgagatgaCCTATATGAGTTCAACTGTCACATGTAGGTGTAATGTGATATGTATTAAGACCAGTGGTGAAACAGTGGATCTTGCATAAAAAGTTAAATGCTGTTATGTTCTGTGTTCGTGGTGTTGCTGCAGGTACAAGCCGCCCAGCACAGAGACCAACCCCACACTGGAGGACCCCACGCCTGACTACATGAACCTGCTTGGCATGATCTTCAGCATGTGTGGACTGATGCTCAAGGTGACCTaggacacgcacacactgacacacacaaacacacacatttattctcTGACTCCCACCGCTCCCTCGTCCTTTGCTTCTGTGTATGcgcatgtttgtgtgtccacAACAAAGGGGTGTTGCCCCTGAATGGTGGACCTTGGTCCAGCCCAGGCGGTCCATTTAGAAGATTAAAGGTAAACTCACCTTTTTAGATGAAAGGATGAAGGGCAGCTTTTGACTTTCAGCACTAAGGacacaataaagaaaacaaagagggctGTCCCCTAAGCAGGCTCATGTGGCCTCCCAGTCCAATAGAAGATAATTGGTTTAATTGATTGTCTTTGCTTCAGCAAAGAACAGTTTTCACttgttgttaaatgtgtttttgtttcccctTAAATGAATAGCATAAATCATTTCCttatactttattaatcctttTACAGAGACATTCAGTCTTTTCTTTTATGTACACAGgcctgaaatacacacacacacaaacaggacctCTACACATGTATTAACGGAAGGGTCAAGAAGGGGGGCTGCCCCGTTGAGGCACCAGGAGCAGTTAGGGGTTCTGCACCTTGCTCAACCAGTACACACTCCGTATAGACTGGTACAAGGAGGTCTTGAACCGGCAACCCTCCAGTCGCCAAGCCAAGTCCCTGCGAATTGAGCTACTGCTGCCCCCAAATTTGAATTTTACTGAGAGTGAACAAAATAATGGCAACACCTAACAACTTTTGTGACGATCATGCACATACAGAGGAGTATGAGGGTCACCTCTTACCTTCCAAATACCTTGGGAATTGTATTTGGGGGATTCACCACTTTATGGCCAGGATTTGGGCAGTTTCCAAGTGACAACACCAAATTGAAGGTCATCATGTGCTTATTAATCAGTGTCATTGCCACCTATCTCCTCAGTGTTTATCTGTCTCCCTAGTacttctgtctgtccgtctgtctccaAACAAATGTCTGTTACCTCTCAGAACATCTGATGTCTCattatataaataaaggtttagtGTAGCTAACCTTTATAATatgtctgttgttgtgtgtttcagctgaAGTGGTGTGCCTGGATCGCAGTCTACTGCTCTTTCATCAGCTTTGCAAACTCCAGAAGCTCAGAGGACACTAAACAGATGATGAGTAGTTTCATGTGAGTATAGACCACCATCCCCAAAGAGCAATGTATTCAAAATAACAGGACTATGTTATATGAGGAAAATGAACCTCCCCTTGGATCTCCTTGGCTGGCGACTCCACGTCCTTGTGGAAAGTCTTGCAGTTAGTATCCTGATATTGAGCTCTTCCATTTTGTCTAGCCCAAGGCTCCCACTGCATTTAGCAGAGAAGTGTGCTCACTCACAAAACGTACATTTGTACAAACTGTGAGAATCTTTACTGTC containing:
- the wdr83os gene encoding PAT complex subunit Asterix, with product MMSSNNMADPRRQNKILRYKPPSTETNPTLEDPTPDYMNLLGMIFSMCGLMLKLKWCAWIAVYCSFISFANSRSSEDTKQMMSSFMLSISAVVMSYLQNPQPMSPPW